A portion of the Oncorhynchus clarkii lewisi isolate Uvic-CL-2024 chromosome 27, UVic_Ocla_1.0, whole genome shotgun sequence genome contains these proteins:
- the LOC139385546 gene encoding transcription regulator protein BACH1-like isoform X1, with the protein MTAACQVVTTMSLRGDRTSVFTFQSTVHSSHVLTRLNDQRLSDVLCDVTLVAGGRAFRAHCSVLASCSDYFHSRILNHTSPSLVLTLPDQVTAEGFEPLLQFCYTSKLLFTKDNIMAIHRCAGLLGFHNLETSCFDFLLPKFLEGSNITAQEARRRRGVCCQGRSQIRSSNQGRFPSGRSPGQRRSPSVDSAHCTGCQSQSRTPNQSMTPSQGLLPSGMTPSQGLLPSGSLAHNTDTNQDREQQVLPHPQNTGPSQTTGSDVRNIGSDVRAQCSTANPSGTMSHQSLTVPSDGNLQINFLSSSRCPKSLALLVNPVSSGREQFCLQTCGPNMSPLSLGGLPSSSGLGVCPILAMPCPGGVDRKPDPDAVFSDRDILGMEAAVCPMTMGEGSLRDCPLSCELPSHEDASPSDLIEATVGEMDDDQPVVGSLMAEEAGSNPGSCSTCPLRGSGVVEEAELQLPVLDLLAIHKSPNSENSEGESHDGCLMLPRPQRLGQVDQLPVLMQREDPGLDGSVAVEGHLPDSALTDPSLSDPTLCGLTPDGRGYGERSSVEREVAEHLAKGFWPDLYPSQTEPLPSLPNLDTMEHGGLGRVPNLDTMEHGGLGRVPNLDTMEHRGLGRVPNLDTMEHGGLGKATDFPWQLDLNSNPADCPFLRDLGTGEAGGMEGMEEVGGVGEMGKVGQSGVMGGVEETGEAQTPGGNHSLSQSEMSPYMSSLNSGEDSDGDLDTDGDTEREANNRRAQEVRLPFPVVQISSVSRSAFQQLLRCQQLTHEQLEFVHDVRRRSKNRVAAQRCRKRKLEGISKLQTEIGTLRGEKKRLLEEQAHLQRNMEEMLQSLTGLCHSVCNEAGVCHEQDQLQLLAKLQSPDVSVSALLNTLASPSLPLSSPGLPLGLKPESLEPQPLPTPPAPAQP; encoded by the exons ATGACAG CAGCTTGTCAGGTTGTCACCACCATGTCTCTCAGGGGCGACCGTACCTCCGTGTTCACGTTCCAGTCTACGGTTCACAGCTCCCACGTCCTGACGCGTCTCAACGACCAGAGACTGAGTGATGTGTTGTGTGATGTTACACTAGTGGCAGGTGGCAGGGCGTTCAGGGCCCACTGCTCTGTACTGGCCTCCTGTAGTGACTACTTCCACAGCAGGATCCTCAACCACACCAGCCCCAGCCTGGTGCTCACTCTGCCTGATCAG GTAACAGCAGAGGGGTTTGAACCATTGCTACAGTTCTGCTACACCTCCAAGCTGCTCTTCACCAAAGACAATATCATGGCCATCCACAGGTGTGCCGGGCTCCTGGGGTTTCACAACCTGGAGACTAGCTGCTTCGACTTCCTTTTGCCAAAGTTCCTGGAGGGTAGCAACATTACAGCCCAGGAggcaagaagaagaagaggagtctGCTGTCAGGGCAGGTCCCAGATCAGGTCCTCCAACCAGGGAAGATTTCCTAGTGGCAGGTCCCCCGGCCAGAGGAGGTCCCCCAGTGTCGATTCAGCCCACTGTACAGGCTGTCAGTCTCAAAGCAGGACCCCCAACCAGAGCATGACCCCCAGCCAGGGCTTGTTGCCTAGTGGCATGACCCCCAGCCAGGGCTTGTTGCCTAGTGGCAGTTTAGCCCACAATACAGACACAAACCAAGACCGAGAGCAGCAGGTTCTACCTCATCCCCAGAACACGGGCCCAAGCCAGacaacaggaagtgatgtcaggAACATAGGAAGTGACGTCAGGGCACAGTGTTCAACTGCCAACCCAAGTGGAACAATGTCACACCAGAGTTTAACAGTGCCTTCGGACGGAAACTTACAAATAAACTTTCTGTCGTCATCCCGATGTCCAAAGAGCCTGGCCTTACTAGTCAACCCGGTCAGCAGTGGTCGGGAGCAGTTCTGTCTACAGACCTGTGGCCCCAACATGTCACCCTTATCCCTCGGGGGACTGCCGTCCTCCAGTGGTCTTGGTGTCTGTCCCATCCTGGCCATGCCGTGTCCTGGTGGTGTTGACCGTAAGCCAGACCCCGACGCCGTTTTCAGTGATAGAGACATCCTAGGGATGGAGGCAGCGGTGTGTCCCATGACGATGGGTGAGGGGAGTCTGAGAGATTGCCCACTCTCCTGTGAACTGCCGTCCCATGAGGATGCGAGCCCATCAGACCTTATTGAGGCAACGGTTGGAGAGATGGATGATGACCAGCCTGTTGTTGGGAGTCTGATGGCTGAAGAAGCTGGGAGTAACCCAGGTTCCTGTAGCACGTGCCCACTGAGAGGCTCAGGGGTGGTAGAGGAGGCTGAGCTTCAGCTACCTGTATTGGATCTCCTGGCAATACACAAAAGCCCTAACTCAGAAAATAGTGAGGGGGAGAGCCATGATGGATGCCTTATGCTCCCAAGGCCACAACGATTAGGTCAAGTAGATCAGCTACCTGTGTTAATGCAGAGAGAGGACCCTGGTCTGGATGGCAGCGTGGCTGTTGAGGGTCATCTCCCTGACTCCGCCCTCACTGACCCCTCCCTCTCTGACCCCACCCTCTGTGGTCTTACCCCTGATGGTAGGGGGTATGGAGAGCGGAGCAGCGTGGAGAGGGAGGTGGCTGAACATCTGGCCAAGGGTTTCTGGCCTGATTTATACCCCTCACAGACTGAACCTCTCCCTAGTCTCCCTAATCTGGACACCATGGAGCACGGAGGTCTGGGGAGAGTTCCTAATCTGGACACCATGGAGCACGGAGGTCTGGGGAGAGTTCCTAATCTGGACACCATGGAGCACAGAGGTCTGGGGAGAGTTCCTAATCTGGACACCATGGAGCACGGAGGTCTGGGAAAGGCTACAGACTTCCCCTGGCAGCTAGACCTGAACTCAAATCCAGCAGACTGTCCCTTCCTTAGAGACCTGGGGACAGGAGAGGCaggggggatggaggggatggaagAGGTAGGGGGGGTGGGGGAGATGGGTAAGGTAGGACAGTCTGGTGTGATGGGTGGGGTGGAGGAGACCGGGGAGGCCCAGACCCCCGGTGGGAACCACAGCCTGTCCCAGTCTGAGATGAGTCCCTACATGTCATCTCTTAACTCAGGAGAGGACTCAGACGGAGACCTGGACACAGAcggagacacggagagagaggccAACAACAGGAGAGCACAAGAG GTTCGTCTGCCCTTCCCGGTGGTTCAGATCTCGTCAGTGAGTCGTAGTGCCTTCCAACAGCTCCTCCGATGCCAGCAGCTGACCCACGAACAGCTGGAATTCGTCCACGACGTCCGACGACGCAGCAAGAACCGCGTGGCCGCCCAGCGCTGTCGCAAGAGGAAGCTAGAAGGCATCAGTAAACTACAGACTGAGATCGGCACACTG agaggagagaagaagaggttgCTGGAGGAGCAGGCCCATCTGCAGAGGAACATGGAGGAGATGTTACAGAGTCTGACAGGACTGTGTCACAGCGTCTGCAACGAGGCAGGGGTCTGTCATGAGCAGGACCAGCTACAGCTCCTAGCCAAGCTCCAGTCTCCTGACGTCTCTGTCTCAGCCCTCCTCAACACTCTGgcctcccccagcctccccctctcctctcccggCCTCCCCCTGGGACTGAAGCCAGAGAGCTTAGAGCCCCAACCCCTGCCTACACCACCAGCACCAGCACAGCCCTAG
- the LOC139385546 gene encoding transcription regulator protein BACH1-like isoform X2, with translation MTACQVVTTMSLRGDRTSVFTFQSTVHSSHVLTRLNDQRLSDVLCDVTLVAGGRAFRAHCSVLASCSDYFHSRILNHTSPSLVLTLPDQVTAEGFEPLLQFCYTSKLLFTKDNIMAIHRCAGLLGFHNLETSCFDFLLPKFLEGSNITAQEARRRRGVCCQGRSQIRSSNQGRFPSGRSPGQRRSPSVDSAHCTGCQSQSRTPNQSMTPSQGLLPSGMTPSQGLLPSGSLAHNTDTNQDREQQVLPHPQNTGPSQTTGSDVRNIGSDVRAQCSTANPSGTMSHQSLTVPSDGNLQINFLSSSRCPKSLALLVNPVSSGREQFCLQTCGPNMSPLSLGGLPSSSGLGVCPILAMPCPGGVDRKPDPDAVFSDRDILGMEAAVCPMTMGEGSLRDCPLSCELPSHEDASPSDLIEATVGEMDDDQPVVGSLMAEEAGSNPGSCSTCPLRGSGVVEEAELQLPVLDLLAIHKSPNSENSEGESHDGCLMLPRPQRLGQVDQLPVLMQREDPGLDGSVAVEGHLPDSALTDPSLSDPTLCGLTPDGRGYGERSSVEREVAEHLAKGFWPDLYPSQTEPLPSLPNLDTMEHGGLGRVPNLDTMEHGGLGRVPNLDTMEHRGLGRVPNLDTMEHGGLGKATDFPWQLDLNSNPADCPFLRDLGTGEAGGMEGMEEVGGVGEMGKVGQSGVMGGVEETGEAQTPGGNHSLSQSEMSPYMSSLNSGEDSDGDLDTDGDTEREANNRRAQEVRLPFPVVQISSVSRSAFQQLLRCQQLTHEQLEFVHDVRRRSKNRVAAQRCRKRKLEGISKLQTEIGTLRGEKKRLLEEQAHLQRNMEEMLQSLTGLCHSVCNEAGVCHEQDQLQLLAKLQSPDVSVSALLNTLASPSLPLSSPGLPLGLKPESLEPQPLPTPPAPAQP, from the exons ATGACAG CTTGTCAGGTTGTCACCACCATGTCTCTCAGGGGCGACCGTACCTCCGTGTTCACGTTCCAGTCTACGGTTCACAGCTCCCACGTCCTGACGCGTCTCAACGACCAGAGACTGAGTGATGTGTTGTGTGATGTTACACTAGTGGCAGGTGGCAGGGCGTTCAGGGCCCACTGCTCTGTACTGGCCTCCTGTAGTGACTACTTCCACAGCAGGATCCTCAACCACACCAGCCCCAGCCTGGTGCTCACTCTGCCTGATCAG GTAACAGCAGAGGGGTTTGAACCATTGCTACAGTTCTGCTACACCTCCAAGCTGCTCTTCACCAAAGACAATATCATGGCCATCCACAGGTGTGCCGGGCTCCTGGGGTTTCACAACCTGGAGACTAGCTGCTTCGACTTCCTTTTGCCAAAGTTCCTGGAGGGTAGCAACATTACAGCCCAGGAggcaagaagaagaagaggagtctGCTGTCAGGGCAGGTCCCAGATCAGGTCCTCCAACCAGGGAAGATTTCCTAGTGGCAGGTCCCCCGGCCAGAGGAGGTCCCCCAGTGTCGATTCAGCCCACTGTACAGGCTGTCAGTCTCAAAGCAGGACCCCCAACCAGAGCATGACCCCCAGCCAGGGCTTGTTGCCTAGTGGCATGACCCCCAGCCAGGGCTTGTTGCCTAGTGGCAGTTTAGCCCACAATACAGACACAAACCAAGACCGAGAGCAGCAGGTTCTACCTCATCCCCAGAACACGGGCCCAAGCCAGacaacaggaagtgatgtcaggAACATAGGAAGTGACGTCAGGGCACAGTGTTCAACTGCCAACCCAAGTGGAACAATGTCACACCAGAGTTTAACAGTGCCTTCGGACGGAAACTTACAAATAAACTTTCTGTCGTCATCCCGATGTCCAAAGAGCCTGGCCTTACTAGTCAACCCGGTCAGCAGTGGTCGGGAGCAGTTCTGTCTACAGACCTGTGGCCCCAACATGTCACCCTTATCCCTCGGGGGACTGCCGTCCTCCAGTGGTCTTGGTGTCTGTCCCATCCTGGCCATGCCGTGTCCTGGTGGTGTTGACCGTAAGCCAGACCCCGACGCCGTTTTCAGTGATAGAGACATCCTAGGGATGGAGGCAGCGGTGTGTCCCATGACGATGGGTGAGGGGAGTCTGAGAGATTGCCCACTCTCCTGTGAACTGCCGTCCCATGAGGATGCGAGCCCATCAGACCTTATTGAGGCAACGGTTGGAGAGATGGATGATGACCAGCCTGTTGTTGGGAGTCTGATGGCTGAAGAAGCTGGGAGTAACCCAGGTTCCTGTAGCACGTGCCCACTGAGAGGCTCAGGGGTGGTAGAGGAGGCTGAGCTTCAGCTACCTGTATTGGATCTCCTGGCAATACACAAAAGCCCTAACTCAGAAAATAGTGAGGGGGAGAGCCATGATGGATGCCTTATGCTCCCAAGGCCACAACGATTAGGTCAAGTAGATCAGCTACCTGTGTTAATGCAGAGAGAGGACCCTGGTCTGGATGGCAGCGTGGCTGTTGAGGGTCATCTCCCTGACTCCGCCCTCACTGACCCCTCCCTCTCTGACCCCACCCTCTGTGGTCTTACCCCTGATGGTAGGGGGTATGGAGAGCGGAGCAGCGTGGAGAGGGAGGTGGCTGAACATCTGGCCAAGGGTTTCTGGCCTGATTTATACCCCTCACAGACTGAACCTCTCCCTAGTCTCCCTAATCTGGACACCATGGAGCACGGAGGTCTGGGGAGAGTTCCTAATCTGGACACCATGGAGCACGGAGGTCTGGGGAGAGTTCCTAATCTGGACACCATGGAGCACAGAGGTCTGGGGAGAGTTCCTAATCTGGACACCATGGAGCACGGAGGTCTGGGAAAGGCTACAGACTTCCCCTGGCAGCTAGACCTGAACTCAAATCCAGCAGACTGTCCCTTCCTTAGAGACCTGGGGACAGGAGAGGCaggggggatggaggggatggaagAGGTAGGGGGGGTGGGGGAGATGGGTAAGGTAGGACAGTCTGGTGTGATGGGTGGGGTGGAGGAGACCGGGGAGGCCCAGACCCCCGGTGGGAACCACAGCCTGTCCCAGTCTGAGATGAGTCCCTACATGTCATCTCTTAACTCAGGAGAGGACTCAGACGGAGACCTGGACACAGAcggagacacggagagagaggccAACAACAGGAGAGCACAAGAG GTTCGTCTGCCCTTCCCGGTGGTTCAGATCTCGTCAGTGAGTCGTAGTGCCTTCCAACAGCTCCTCCGATGCCAGCAGCTGACCCACGAACAGCTGGAATTCGTCCACGACGTCCGACGACGCAGCAAGAACCGCGTGGCCGCCCAGCGCTGTCGCAAGAGGAAGCTAGAAGGCATCAGTAAACTACAGACTGAGATCGGCACACTG agaggagagaagaagaggttgCTGGAGGAGCAGGCCCATCTGCAGAGGAACATGGAGGAGATGTTACAGAGTCTGACAGGACTGTGTCACAGCGTCTGCAACGAGGCAGGGGTCTGTCATGAGCAGGACCAGCTACAGCTCCTAGCCAAGCTCCAGTCTCCTGACGTCTCTGTCTCAGCCCTCCTCAACACTCTGgcctcccccagcctccccctctcctctcccggCCTCCCCCTGGGACTGAAGCCAGAGAGCTTAGAGCCCCAACCCCTGCCTACACCACCAGCACCAGCACAGCCCTAG